In Paramormyrops kingsleyae isolate MSU_618 chromosome 5, PKINGS_0.4, whole genome shotgun sequence, one DNA window encodes the following:
- the LOC111847715 gene encoding uncharacterized protein, whose translation MAGDAVKRWVISEDGSHLIRREEVEEELVKDVEDQPHKLMVKEETSDHPVTSLLSASTCKAPSCSANKKYDVPSDLPVSYPCSYCDICFTASHYLEKHFKRSHRKQYLELLHGQGISTKKPPPSPAGLSGLPSSHKVPVSSPGHFLGHSGCHSQVVDPDGSACSKTSLTTSDELIDNRPQTPPASNSGSSLIPSHCCSKTITKTIPSQVTPPDIAQSSGTQAGRKETERNATPSGIHYRDAEEGEQRGDVGEELSHEEGSSVLCDCGQSFPSLESLSHHQDRTHRIKVEETTEGEEGETLYLCTECGLSFPCLDRLRQHQSLHDSLGHAVRNEENEEDGKEDADSPRSLAFRQSHSCPSCHKTFKTARYLKTHMKIHSGQVPYHCDQCDKPFTQLGDLKTHQRTHTGERPYQCSQCGKCFGRSGTLKKHWRTHTGETPYVCTMCGKQFNQLGALKTHERIHTGLRPYFCSLCLQHFTYSYQLKRHRCVRKETLD comes from the exons aTGTAGAAGACCAGCCTCACAAGTTAATGGTGAAAGAAGAGACCTCTGACCATCCTGTTACATCACTATTATCAGCTTCTACCTGCAAAGCACCATCATGCTCTGCCAATAAAAAATATG ATGTGCCTTCTGATCTTCCTGTGTCATACCCCTGCTCTTACTGTGACATTTGCTTTACTGCCTCTCACTACTTGGAGAAACACTTCAAGCGTTCACACCGGAAACAATACCTAGAACTGCTGCACGGTCAAGGCATCTCTACCAAAAaaccgcccccctcccctgctggCCTCTCAGGCCTGCCGTCTTCCCATAAAGTCCCCGTGTCCTCTCCCGGCCACTTCCTTGGTCACTCTGGGTGTCATTCACAAGTCGTGGACCCTGATGGGTCAGCCTGCAGCAAAACTAGTTTGACAACGTCGGATGAACTTATTGATAATAGGCCTCAGACACCTCCTGCCTCCAACTCAGGGTCGTCTTTGATTCCATCCCACTGCTGTTCCAAGACAATAACGAAGACCATTCCTAGCCAAGTGACACCCCCAGACATTGCACAGTCTTCTGGAACTCAGGCTGGGAGGAAAGAGACTGAGAGAAATGCCACGCCATCCGGCATTCACTATAGAGATGCAGAGGAAGGGGAACAGCGGGGGGACGTGGGAGAGGAGCTCTCGCATGAAGAAGGCAGCTCTGTACTTTGTGATTGTGGTCAAAGCTTCCCATCATTGGAGTCCCTCAGCCACCACCAGGACCGAACCCACCGAATCAAGGTGGAGGAGACGACGGAAGGGGAGGAGGGCGAAACCTTGTACTTGTGCACTGAATGTGGCCTCAGCTTCCCCTGCCTGGACCGTCTCCGCCAGCACCAGTCCTTGCACGATTCCCTAGGACATGCGGTCAGAAACGAGGAAAATGAGGAGGACGGGAAGGAGGATGCTGACTCTCCCCGGTCTTTAGCCTTCCGCCAATCGCACTCTTGCCCCAGCTGCCATAAAACATTCAAAACGGCCCGCTATTTGAAAACCCACATGAAGatccacagcggccaggtaccctaCCACTGCGACCAGTGCGACAAGCCCTTCACCCAGCTCGGTGACCTAAAGACCCATCAGCGAACGCACACCGGCGAACGGCcttaccagtgctcccagtgtggcaAGTGTTTCGGGCGCTCGGGGACCCTTAAGAAGCACTGGCGCACTCACACAGGAGAGACCCCTTATGTGTGCACGATGTGTGGGAAGCAGTTTAACCAGCTGGGGGCGCTAAAAACGCACGAGCGCATCCACACTGGCCTGCGGCCTTACTTCTGCTCCCTTTGCTTGCAGCACTTCACCTACTCCTATCAGCTGAAGAGGCATCGCTGTGTACGAAAGGAAACTTTGGACTGA
- the LOC111851646 gene encoding vesicular glutamate transporter 1-like, which translates to MEIRPDRLKAAAGKTLGKIHRLLEKRQENGETIELSADGRPELIEEKELPVVDCTCFGLPRRYIIAILSGLGFCISFGIRCNLGVAIVSMVNNHTVYKGDKKMLVAAQFSWDPETVGMIHGSFFWGYIVTQIPGGFICQKFAANRVFGFAIVATSTLNMFIPSAARMHYGCVIIIRVLQGLVEGVSYPACHGIWAKWAPPLERSRLATTAFCGSYAGAVIAMPLAGILVQYSGWSSVFYVYGSFGICWYLFWVMVSYESPAAHPTISPEERKYIEESIGESAGLVNPLQKFKTPWRKFFTSMPVYAIIVANFCRSWTFYLLLISQPAYFEEVFGFEISKVGMLSALPHLVMTIIVPLGGQLADYLRSKQIMTTTNVRKLMNCGGFGMEATLLLVVGFSHTRGVAITFLVLAVGFSGFAISGFNVNHLDIAPRYASILMGISNGVGTLSGMVCPLIVGAMTKHKTREEWQYVFLIASLVHYGGVIFYGIFASGEKQPWAEPETTSEEKCGILDEDELANETEELYHTGGGGQYGAMSQPQPGMNPNGGGGGWATDWNKTEEYVQPAGSNSYLYGREGERALP; encoded by the exons ATGGAGATCCGACCAGACAGGTTAAAGGCTGCTGCGGGAAAGACCCTTGGGAAAATACACAG GTTGTTGGAAAAGCGGCaggaaaatggtgaaacgatcGAACTGTCAGCTGATGGCCGACCTGAGCTGATAGAGGAGAAAGAGCTTCCTGTGGTAGACTGCACGTGCTTCGGCCTTCCGCGACGGTACATCATCGCCATTCTCTCTGGCCTGGGCTTCTGCATCTCCTTTGGGATCCGATGCAACCTGGGTGTGGCTATTGTCAGCATGGTCAACAACCACACCGTCTACAAGGGCGACAAGAAGATGCTGGTG GCAGCCCAGTTTTCCTGGGACCCAGAGACCGTAGGTATGATACACGGCTCGTTTTTCTGGGGCTACATCGTCACTCAGATACCCGGAGGCTTTATATGTCAGAAATTTGCTGCCAACAG aGTGTTTGGCTTTGCTATAGTAGCTACCTCTACACTAAACATGTTCATCCCTTCAGCTGCAAGAATGCACTATGGCTGTGTAATAATAATTAGGGTATTACAGGGTCTTGTGGAG GGAGTGTCATATCCAGCTTGCCACGGGATCTGGGCGAAATGGGCACCGCCCCTAGAAAGGAGCCGATTGGCCACGACAGCCTTCTGCG GTTCTTACGCCGGCGCAGTAATAGCGATGCCATTAGCAGGTATTCTCGTCCAGTACTCTGGATGGTCTTCCGTCTTCTATGTATATG gcagTTTTGGGATTTGTTGGTACCTCTTCTGGGTGATGGTGTCATATGAGAGCCCGGCAGCCCACCCCACCATCTCGCCCGAGGAGAGGAAGTACATAGAGGAGAGCATCGGGGAGTCAGCGGGACTCGTTAATCCTCTGCAG AAGTTCAAGACTCCTTGGAGAAAATTCTTCACCTCAATGCCAGTGTACGCCATTATTGTTGCTAATTTCTGCCGCAGCTGGACTTTCTATTTGCTCCTCATCAGTCAACCAGCATATTTTGAGGAAGTCTTTGGGTTTGAGATCAGTAAG GTGGGCATGCTGTCGGCCCTCCCCCATCTGGTGATGACCATCATCGTGCCCCTCGGGGGCCAGCTGGCTGACTACCTGCGCTCGAAACAGATCATGACCACCACCAACGTTAGGAAGCTCATGAACTGTGGAG GATTCGGGATGGAAGCCACTCTATTGCTAGTGGTCGGCTTTTCTCACACGAGGGGAGTGGCCATAACCTTTCTGGTCCTTGCTGTCGGCTTTAGTGGATTTGCAATCTCAG GGTTTAATGTGAATCACTTAGACATAGCTCCACGCTATGCCAGCATCCTCATGGGCATCTCCAATGGAGTCGGAACTTTGTCAGGCATGGTGTGCCCACTGATAGTGGGGGCCATGACGAAACACAAG ACACGGGAGGAGTGGCAGTATGTATTTCTCATAGCTTCTCTTGTTCATTATGGAGGCGTTATCTTCTATG GCATCTTTGCCTCCGGAGAGAAGCAGCCTTGGGCAGAGCCCGAGACCACCAGCGAGGAAAAATGTGGGATCCTTGATGAAGACGAGCTAGCTAATGAAACGGAGGAGTTATACCATACCGGCGGAGGGGGGCAGTATGGAGCGATGAGCCAGCCCCAGCCCGGCATGAACCCAaacggaggaggaggaggatgggcCACCGACTGGAACAAGACTGAGGAGTATGTGCAGCCAGCAGGATCCAACAGCTACCTGTAtggcagggagggagagagagcgctACCATAG